TCTTCTACCAATCCGCACCAAAAGCTGCCATCAAAGAAAATCGTTAATTTCATGATGACCCCTCCTTTGTATAGATTGCAATGGACGACCTGGAGGGAAGGTTACTGACGCTTTTTGGCGCTCCCGGACTACCAACCGAGACGTGTTTTTATGCTACTTTATTGTAAGGGGTAGCATTTACTGCCGTCAAATAGTAACCAGCTAGCAAAATAAAATCCTAAACAAAAACAAAGCACACGTTTATTGCTGGCTTCATTGAAAAAGTTAAACATTCAAAAATACATTTAAAAAAGCAATGACCACAACTATGACAGGTAAAAATCGGGTTTGTGCTTCTACTGTTGCTTGCAGTTTGAAAATTTTAGCGACAAGTTTGAAACAACACCACCCGATTAGCGTTCCGATTGTATTTGCTAAAAGATCATTGATATCCGTTGCCCGATATAACGTGAAGATTTGGCTAATTTCGATGGCTAAAGAAATGACCGCGCCAAGAAATACCGTCTTGTACACCTTTTGAAAACTGCGGCTAATAAAAGGCAGTAAAAAACCAATTGGCATAAAGACCATAATATTTGCGATAAAACCACTAGATAGCCCTTCTGCTAGCAGACGCCATTCCCACCTGGGATGAAAAACACCTTCACCTAATCGCAGCATGCGCTGCAATTGCCCCACTGTGGTAATGCCAAAAATATGCGTTAAGCCGATTTGCAAATAGTAAAACAGCAATAGTGCCGGAAGCAAAATCGCAATTTTTCGCCGCCAAGACAATTTAAACGGCAAAATATAAGCTGTAATCAAAATAACGCCGATTAAAGCTAAGGGATTTACAAAAAGAATTTCCCATAAATAATCAAGAATTGTGTAGTTATCCATGTTATTTCCTCCATTTGGAAAAATATAGCTGCTAGTGTACTACATGAAATAGTACACTAGCAGTTATTGTGGCGTCAATTTGGCTTAAAATACTTAAGAGAAAACTAAAACAATCTCGGATTGCTGTCTTTCAAATTTGGCTAATCACTTGACCACCTGGCTGAAAATGCCTC
The DNA window shown above is from Enterococcus montenegrensis and carries:
- a CDS encoding VanZ family protein → MDNYTILDYLWEILFVNPLALIGVILITAYILPFKLSWRRKIAILLPALLLFYYLQIGLTHIFGITTVGQLQRMLRLGEGVFHPRWEWRLLAEGLSSGFIANIMVFMPIGFLLPFISRSFQKVYKTVFLGAVISLAIEISQIFTLYRATDINDLLANTIGTLIGWCCFKLVAKIFKLQATVEAQTRFLPVIVVVIAFLNVFLNV